In Oryza brachyantha chromosome 1, ObraRS2, whole genome shotgun sequence, the following are encoded in one genomic region:
- the LOC102700470 gene encoding ADP-ribosylation factor-like protein 2: MGLLSIIRKIKRKEKEMRILMVGLDNSGKTTIVLKINGEDTSVISPTLGFNIKTIKYHKYSLNIWDVGGQKTIRSYWRNYFEQTDGLVWVVDSSDIRRLDDCCAELHNLLKEERLAGASLLVFANKQDIRGALKPSEIAKVLNLEAMDGSRHWQIVGCSAHTGDGLLQGFDWLVQDIASRIYVLE; the protein is encoded by the exons ATGGGGCTGCTCAGCATCATCCGGAAGATCAAGCGCAAGGAGAAGGAGATGCGCATTCTCATGGT TGGGCTGGATAACTCGGGGAAGACGACGATCGTGCTCAAGATCAATGGGGAGGATACGAGCGTCATCAGCCCAACCCTCGGCTTCAACATCAAGACCATCAAGTATCACAA ATACTCTTTAAACATATGGGATGTGGGTGGGCAGAAGACTATCCGATCTTATTGGAGGAATTACTTCGAGCAAACTGATGGACTAGTTTGGGTGGTTGATAGTTCAGACATCAGGAGACTTGATGATTGTTGTGCTGAACTGCACAATCTCCTAAAAGAAGAG AGGCTAGCAGGAGCATCATTACTGGTGTTTGCAAATAAGCAAGATATTCGAGGTGCTCTCAAACCTTCTGAAATTGCTAAG GTTCTCAATTTGGAAGCGATGGACGGAAGCCGGCACTGGCAGATCGTAGGCTGCAGTGCGCACACCGGTGACGGCCTTCTCCAAGGCTTCGACTGGCTCGTTCAGGACATTGCATCTCGGATTTACGTGCTAGAATGA